Proteins encoded by one window of Halomonas chromatireducens:
- a CDS encoding NCS2 family permease, which produces MLNKLIENHFKLTEHNTSVKTEVIAGITTFLTMAYIIFVNPSILSEAGMDYGAVFVATCLAAAVGCLIMGLWANYPIAQAPGMGLNAFFTYGVVLGMGYTWEAALGAVFFSGFCFFLLSIFKVREWIINSIPLSLRLGIAAGIGLFLAMIALKNAGIVVSNPATYVALGDLSEPAAIYALLGFFVITAMAYLKITGAVMIGILGITVLAIVLGHNEYGGMVSMPPSIAPTFMAMDLMGALDIAMLSVIFAFLFVDLFDTSGTLVGVAHRGGLLDKDGKLPRLNRAMMADSGASMAGAALGTSTTTSYIESTAGIASGGRTGLTAVVVAVLFLISLFFAPLAGSIPAYATAGALLYVAVLMAGSLAHANWEDPTDAAPVLIAALAMPLTFSIAEGIALGFISYAAIKALSGRFRDLNPAVVILAILFVLKFLFLD; this is translated from the coding sequence ATGCTGAATAAACTGATCGAAAACCACTTCAAGCTGACCGAGCACAATACCAGCGTGAAGACCGAGGTCATCGCCGGGATTACCACCTTCCTGACCATGGCCTACATCATCTTCGTCAACCCCAGTATTCTCTCCGAAGCGGGCATGGACTATGGCGCCGTCTTCGTGGCGACCTGCCTGGCGGCCGCCGTCGGCTGTCTCATCATGGGGCTTTGGGCCAACTACCCCATTGCCCAAGCGCCCGGCATGGGCCTCAACGCCTTTTTCACCTACGGCGTGGTGCTGGGCATGGGCTACACCTGGGAGGCGGCACTGGGCGCCGTGTTCTTCTCGGGCTTCTGCTTCTTCCTGCTCAGTATCTTCAAGGTCCGTGAATGGATCATCAACTCCATTCCGCTCTCGCTGCGTCTGGGTATTGCCGCGGGCATCGGCCTGTTCCTGGCGATGATTGCACTGAAGAACGCCGGCATCGTGGTCTCCAATCCGGCCACCTACGTCGCTCTTGGCGATCTCTCCGAGCCGGCGGCCATCTATGCACTGCTGGGGTTCTTCGTGATCACCGCCATGGCTTACCTGAAGATCACCGGTGCCGTGATGATCGGTATCCTGGGCATCACCGTGCTGGCTATCGTATTGGGCCATAACGAGTACGGCGGGATGGTCTCCATGCCGCCTTCCATTGCGCCGACCTTCATGGCCATGGACCTGATGGGTGCGCTGGATATCGCCATGCTCAGCGTGATCTTCGCCTTCCTGTTCGTCGATCTCTTCGACACCTCAGGTACCCTGGTGGGCGTAGCGCATCGCGGTGGCCTGCTGGACAAGGATGGCAAGCTGCCTCGGCTGAACCGTGCCATGATGGCCGACAGTGGCGCCTCCATGGCCGGTGCCGCGCTGGGCACCTCGACCACCACGAGCTACATTGAATCCACGGCAGGCATCGCTTCCGGCGGGCGTACCGGCCTTACCGCCGTGGTCGTGGCGGTGCTGTTCCTGATCAGCCTGTTCTTCGCGCCGCTGGCGGGATCGATTCCGGCCTACGCCACGGCCGGGGCACTGCTCTACGTGGCCGTATTGATGGCCGGCAGCCTGGCACATGCCAACTGGGAAGATCCCACCGATGCCGCGCCGGTGTTGATCGCCGCCTTGGCGATGCCGCTGACGTTTTCCATCGCCGAAGGGATTGCCCTGGGCTTCATCAGCTATGCCGCCATCAAGGCGCTGTCGGGGCGCTTCCGGGATCTCAATCCCGCCGTAGTCATCCTGGCAATCCTGTTTGTGCTGAAATTCCTGTTTCTTGACTGA
- a CDS encoding adenine phosphoribosyltransferase → MSIYGDYIKSVIRTVPDWPQPGINFRDITPLLQNSSAFRKLIDSFVHRYQDMELDAIAAIDARGFIIGAPLAYELGCSFVPVRKKGKLPFKTISETYTLEYGKSEVELHSDAFRQGDRILLMDDLIATGGTMLAAAKLITRSGGQVVETATIIDLPEIGGSSRIRDAGFGVFAVCTFNEDE, encoded by the coding sequence ATGAGTATCTACGGCGACTATATCAAGTCCGTGATCCGCACCGTCCCCGACTGGCCTCAGCCGGGGATCAACTTCCGCGATATCACCCCGCTGCTGCAGAACAGTTCGGCCTTTCGCAAGCTGATCGACAGCTTCGTGCATCGCTACCAGGACATGGAACTCGATGCCATCGCCGCCATCGACGCGCGGGGCTTCATCATCGGGGCGCCGTTGGCCTACGAGCTCGGCTGCAGCTTCGTACCGGTTCGCAAGAAGGGCAAGCTGCCCTTCAAGACCATCAGCGAGACCTATACCCTGGAATATGGCAAGAGCGAAGTGGAACTGCACTCGGATGCATTCCGCCAGGGGGATCGGATCCTGCTCATGGACGATCTGATCGCGACCGGCGGCACCATGCTGGCCGCCGCCAAGCTGATCACCCGTTCCGGCGGGCAGGTGGTCGAGACTGCCACCATCATCGACCTGCCCGAGATCGGCGGGTCGAGCAGGATTCGCGACGCCGGCTTTGGTGTCTTTGCGGTCTGCACCTTCAATGAAGACGAGTGA
- a CDS encoding methionine ABC transporter ATP-binding protein — protein sequence MITLRNVSKTYPIKGGHKDGARGHVKVVEALKNANLHVPQGSIHGVIGLSGAGKSTLIRCVNLLERPTSGSVTVDGQEMTRLSSAALNQARHRIGMIFQHFNLLTTRNVYDNIALPLELMGMKRAAIRERVMPLLELTGLTDKISQYPAQLSGGQKQRVAIARALASEPRVLLCDEATSALDPQTTGSILELLRDINQKLGLTILLITHEMEVVKSICHRVSLISDGELVEEADVGDFFTAPGTQLGREFLNDFLQLEPPKGLVERLEAEPGEHTHPVVRLAFSGDAVSTPLISRLARDCEVDVSILQAKVESIQERTLGLMIAELLGPAEKTRQAIDFLESHDLHVEVLGHVQRDD from the coding sequence ATGATCACGTTACGCAACGTCTCCAAGACCTATCCTATCAAGGGCGGCCACAAGGATGGCGCTCGAGGCCACGTCAAGGTCGTCGAAGCCCTGAAGAACGCGAACCTCCATGTGCCCCAGGGCAGCATTCACGGTGTGATCGGCCTGTCCGGCGCCGGCAAGTCGACCCTGATTCGCTGTGTCAACCTGCTTGAGCGCCCCACCAGCGGCAGCGTGACGGTGGACGGCCAGGAGATGACGCGCCTCTCCTCCGCGGCCCTGAACCAGGCTCGACACCGCATCGGCATGATCTTTCAGCATTTCAACCTGCTGACCACGCGCAACGTGTACGACAACATCGCCCTGCCCCTCGAGCTGATGGGCATGAAGCGCGCCGCCATCCGCGAGCGCGTGATGCCGCTGCTCGAGCTCACCGGGCTGACGGACAAGATCAGCCAGTATCCCGCCCAGCTCTCCGGCGGTCAGAAGCAGCGTGTCGCCATCGCCAGGGCATTGGCCAGCGAGCCCCGGGTATTGCTGTGTGACGAAGCGACCTCCGCCCTCGACCCCCAGACCACGGGCTCGATCCTGGAGTTGCTGCGCGATATCAATCAGAAACTGGGCCTGACCATCCTGCTGATCACCCACGAGATGGAGGTGGTCAAGTCGATTTGCCATCGGGTCAGCCTGATTTCCGACGGCGAACTGGTCGAGGAAGCCGATGTCGGTGACTTCTTCACCGCCCCCGGCACGCAGCTGGGCCGCGAGTTTCTCAACGATTTCCTGCAGCTGGAGCCGCCGAAGGGGCTGGTCGAGCGCCTGGAAGCCGAGCCCGGCGAGCATACCCACCCGGTCGTGCGGCTGGCGTTTTCCGGCGATGCCGTCTCCACCCCGCTGATCTCTCGACTGGCACGGGATTGCGAGGTCGATGTCAGCATTCTCCAGGCCAAGGTGGAGTCAATCCAGGAGCGCACCCTGGGGCTGATGATCGCCGAGTTGCTGGGGCCGGCCGAAAAAACGCGCCAGGCCATCGACTTTCTCGAATCCCATGATCTTCACGTGGAGGTGCTCGGCCATGTCCAGCGCGATGATTGA
- a CDS encoding riboflavin synthase: MFTGIVQGTAEIVAIEEAEAFRTHVVVLSDELRQGLEPGASVSHNGVCLTVTAIEGQQVRFDLMRETLKVTNLGALGVGDRVNIERAARFGDEIGGHAMSGHVMAMAELVELDEAPNNRRLWFEVPHALGRFLFAKGYIGVDGISLTIGEVRAANVDNGPRFCVDLIPETLARTILVDRVPGDRVNIEVDPQTQAIVETVERVLAARGA, encoded by the coding sequence ATGTTCACAGGTATCGTCCAGGGCACGGCGGAAATTGTGGCGATCGAGGAGGCCGAGGCCTTCCGCACCCATGTCGTGGTTCTTTCCGATGAGCTGCGCCAGGGGCTGGAGCCCGGCGCCTCCGTCTCTCACAACGGCGTCTGCCTGACCGTGACGGCCATCGAGGGCCAGCAGGTCCGATTCGACCTGATGCGCGAGACACTGAAAGTGACCAACCTGGGCGCGCTCGGGGTGGGGGACCGGGTCAACATCGAGCGAGCGGCGCGCTTCGGAGATGAAATCGGTGGGCATGCCATGTCCGGTCACGTCATGGCCATGGCCGAACTGGTGGAGCTGGACGAGGCACCGAACAACCGCCGGCTCTGGTTCGAGGTTCCCCATGCGCTGGGCCGCTTCCTCTTCGCCAAGGGCTACATCGGTGTCGACGGCATCAGCCTGACCATCGGTGAGGTGAGGGCTGCCAACGTCGATAATGGCCCACGGTTCTGCGTCGATCTGATACCTGAGACGCTGGCACGCACCATTCTGGTGGATCGTGTGCCCGGGGATCGAGTCAATATCGAGGTCGATCCCCAGACGCAGGCGATCGTTGAAACCGTGGAGCGCGTGCTGGCCGCCCGCGGGGCTTGA